CGGGTCGTCACCGTCCACTCGTCGTCCCAGATGTCGTACTCGTGGGTGCCGAGCGTGATCATCGGCTCGATGGTGAAGGTCATGCCGGGTTCCAGGACGGTCTGCACCGATGGCTCGTCGTAGTGCAGAATGACCAGCCCGCTGTGGAAGGAGCGACCGATGCCGTGGCCGGTGAAGTCACGAACCACTCCGTAGTCGAACCGCTTGGCGTAGGACTCGATGACCCGGCCGATCACGTTCAACTGCCGACCGGGCTTGGCCGCGCGGATCGCCCGCATCGTCGCCTCGTGGGTGCGCTCCACCAGTAGCCGTGCCTCTTCGGAGACCTCGCCCGCATAGAACGTCGCGTTGGTGTCCCCGTGCACGCCCCCCACGTAACCGGTGACGTCGACGTTGACGATGTCACCGTCCTCGATCACCGTCGAGTCCGGGATGCCGTGGCAGATGACCTCGTTCAGCGAGGTGCAGCAGGACTTCGGGAACCCGCGATAACCCAGCGTCGACGGGTAGACACCGTTTTCGACGAAGAAATCGTGCACGACCGTGTCGATGTGATCGGTGGTCACTCCCGGACGCACCGCCTTGCCCGCCTCGGCAAGCGCCTGCGCCGCGAGCTTGCCCGCGGTGCGCATCGCGTCGATCACCTCGGGCGGTTGCACGTCGGAGTCGGTGTTGCGCTGCGGTGCCGGCTTGTCGACGTACTCGGGACGCTCGATCGTCGGCGGGACCGGCCGACGGGGGGTCTGCTCACCTGGCTTCAACGGGTTTCGTACCGGCATACCCTCACTCTAGAACGTATCGGCCGGGCCGAGACGAGGGCCGGTCGGCACATTGCCCTGGTATGGCGTACCACACACCGTTCATTCGGCTCCGGGGGACGCCGTGGCCAAGCCGGCCTTCTGCGCCGCCTCCAGCATCACGGGATCATACGAAACGAACGCGTGCAGGCCCTCCCGCGACTGGGAGGCAGAAGCGAGATGGATCGCCTCGACCGAACCGAGCGGGAACCCCAGTTCACTCGCGTTGTCCAGGATCTCCTGGCGCACCGGAAGCTGCTCGATCTTCGACACGACGATCGACGCCAGATCCTCCGCCGCCGGACCCATGTCGCGGAACGAACGCAGCACATCCACCTTCGAGACCGCGCTGGTGACCCGGGGATGGTTCCAGTTGTGCTGCACCCACTCGCTCAGCACCCTGCTCTCCGGGTCGGGGGCGATCAGTTTGATCAAGGCCGAGGAATCGAAGTAAATCACTACCGCTCCTGTTCACACACACGCGGCCCCGCGGTCATCGCTACGGGCTCCGTCGCAGGCCATGGTTCGGGAAGGTCACCGGCGGGGAACGAATCCCACGCGGCGACCGACTGGTCGGACAGACTCGCCAGGGGCGGGCGAATCACGTCGAGGACATGCGCTCCGCCCCGTACGGCACGGCACAACGTAACACAGCGAACGCACTATGTGTTCTCGAGGAAGGTCCGTGCTACCGCCACGGCCTTTTCGGAGGTGCCCGCATCGGTCAGCAGCACCGCGAACGCCATGTCACCGCGGTAACCGACGAACCAGCCGTGCGCGTGCGTACCATCGCCGTACTGCGCCGTGCCCGTCTTGCCCGCCACCGAACCCGCTCCTGCCAGCTCCGTCGCGGTTCCCGTCTTGACGACTTCGCGCATCATCGCCCGAAGCTGCTTCATCGACTTCCGCGACGGTGGCTCGGGAGCGGGATCGGTGATCTTGGTTCTACTACCGGTGACCAGTTTCGGTGTGGGCATATCACCGTTGGCCACCGACGCCGTGACCATGGCCATCCCGAACGGACTGGCCAGCACCTTGCCCTGGCCGAAGCCGTTGCTGGCACGCTGTACCGGCTCCGTGCTTCGAGGCACCTTTCCGGTGATGGTCGTGATACCGGGGATCACGAAATTCGCCCCCACTCCGAGCTGGCGCGCCGCTGTGGTCAGGGCCCCGGCCGGCAGGTCGAGGGCGATCTGGGCGAAGGTCGTGTTGCAGGACTTGGCGAAAGCGGTCCGCAGCGGCACGGTGCCGAGGTCGAAGTGGTGGCTGTTGGGAATTTCCCGACCGTTGACGACCGTCGTCGCCGGACACTTCACAGGGGTGTTCATGTCGACGCGGCCCGACTCCAGCGCGGCCAGCGCGGTGACGATCTTGAATGTCGATCCCGGTGGATACTGACCGGTCAGAGCCGGAACGCCGTTGCGATCGGCCTCGGCGTTCTGGGCAACGGCGAGCAGTTCCCCGCTGGACGGCTTCATCGCCACGATCATGGCCGCCTTGGACAGTGGATCCACCGCCTTCTCGGCAGCCTTCTGCACCCGGTCGCTGAGCGTCGTGCGCACCGCCTTCGCAGGCTTCGGCGAGGTGTGGTGCAAGGTCTGCACCCGCTTGCCCGCAGCGTTGCGGGTGACCACACTCCAACCTGCCGCACCGCCGACCCGTTTCTGCAGATGCTCGGCGATGGTGGGCAGAACCTGCGATCCGTAGTCGCGCTCGGCGGTGACCAGATCCGTGTGTGTCGGGAAACGCACTCCGGGCAACTCGTAGATCTCCGGCTTGACGCGCTCATAGTCGGCCCAGCGCAGGGTCACGACGCTGTAGGCCTGATCAGCAGGAGTGTCGGCGATGCCCTGCATGATGTCCTGCTTGGTGATGCTCGGGGCGACCTCGTTCAGCCCCTCCGCCAACGATGTGGCGACGCCGGCCGCGTCCTGGCCCACCGCCTGCGGAACGACCGTGACCCGGACCAATTTCTCGGGGCCCATCATCCGGACTCCGTTGCGCCCCAGAATCGGCGCCGGATTCGGTTCCTTCGTGCGGAATTCGAGTGTCTGTTGCGCTGCGAGCTCGGGATGGATCACCGAAGGGGCCCAGCGCACCACCCAGTCTTCCTGGCCCCGGACGAGCTCCATCGTGGTTTCATAGCTCCACACACGGCCCTTCCCGAAATTCCAGGACAGGGTGGCTCGGACCGTGGTGGGTCGCTGCCCCTCACCTTCCACGACGTCACCGATCTTCGCGGTGACGAACTTCGGCGAGAGGTTCTTGCGGCTCTGTGCCAGCAACTGTCGCGCCGCTTCGGGCGAGTCGGTCCGCCGCGCCGCAGCAGCGCTGTCGCCGGCCGCGAAGGAGCTCACAAACGCCGTGGCCACGTCTTTTGCCGAGGGACCCGTATCGACCAGCCCGCACCCCGCGACGGGGAATATCAGCAGTAGGCCGGCCAGGACACTGAGAGCACGAACAATACGCACGCCGAAGAGTATGCCCAAGGTCCCTGACAACGGTCACGCCACGGACTCGTCACTACGGGCCAAGACCGATCCGGTGGTGGTTCATGGACCGCCCGAGCAGGCCTTCCAAGCCGATCTCAAAACAGGACGGTGCTGAAGGAACCCCGCTGCTCGAATCCCACCCTGCGGTAGGCCGCCCTGGCAGCGACGTTGAAGGCATTGACATACAGGCTCGCCGTTCGTCCCATACCGCGAACCAACCGATCCGCAACGGCCGCCGTACCGGCGGTCCCCAAACCGCTGCCCCGCCGGTCCGGATGCACCCACACGCCCTGAATCTGGCCGACGGAACGGGACATGGCACCGACCTCCGCCTTGAACACGACCTCGCCGTTCTCGAACCGGGCGAAGGCGCGTCCGCCCGCGATCAGTTCGGCAACCCGAGCCCGGTACCCTGCCGCACCGCCTTCGCTGCGCGGATCGATACCCACCTCCTCGGTGAACATCGCCACCGCCGCGGGCAGGTAGCGGTCCAGCTCATCCGGGCGCACAGGTCGCACCAGATCGTCGACACGCCCCGACGGCGGCTCGGACATCACCAGGAGCGGTTGCTCGGCACGCACTTCACGAGCAGGTCCCCAGGTCGGCGCGAGCTCGTCCCACAGTGTCAGGACCTGGGCCGACGGGCCGACCAGCGAGGAGCAAACCCGGCGGCGGCGCAGGGCACGGCTCGCAAAAGCACGCATCGCATCACGATCACCGCGCAGCGGAATCAGGTTCACCCCGGAAAAGCACAAGCCCTCGAGCCTGCTGCCGTATCCCCAAAGCTCGCCGCCCAACCGGAGTGGATGCACACCCGCGTCCTCGACCCGCGACGCGACCATGCAGGCCGCGACCGGATCCGAATCCAAGAGCGACCGGACGCTGGAGAGGTCGCGTTCCTCCAGCAACCGCGCACCGGCAAGCTTGAGCACTCGCCAAGCGTGCCAGACACAGCGGATGTATGGGACCACGAGCCATGCGCAATCGCTCTGCGGCGCACCAGCGGGCGCGCAGGCAGGTTCTCCAGGGGCTACCTGCTCCAACTCCCGACGACCTCAGCCGACAGTGACCACCGGGTCCCCCGAGTCCTGGTCCTCGGTCTCCATGCCCTCGGCGATACGACCGGCCTCTTCGATCAGTGTTTCGACGATCTGGTGCTCGGGCACGGTCTTGATCACTTCTCCCCTGACGAAGATCTGACCCTTGCCGTTGCCCGAAGCCACCCCGAGGTCGGCTTCCCGGGCCTCTCCCGGACCGTTGACCACACAGCCCATCACAGCGACCCGCAGCGGCACCTCCATGCCCTCCAGCCCGGCGGTGACCTCGTCGGCGAGCTTGTACACGTCCACCTGTGCCCGGCCACAGGACGGGCAGGAAACGATCTCCAGCTTGCGGGGCCGCAGGTTCATCGACTGCAGGATCTGCGTGCCGACCTTGATCTCCTCGACCGGCGGCGCGGACAGCGACACCCGGATCGTGTCGCCGATCCCCTGGCGCAGCAGGGCTCCGAAAGCGACCGAGGACTTGACCGTGCCCTGGAATGCCGGTCCCGCCTCGGTGACTCCCAGATGCAGCGGATAGTCACAGCGCTCGGCAAGGATCTCGTAGGCCCGCACCATGACGACCGGATCGTTGTGCTTGACCGAGATCTTGACATCGTGGAAATCGTGCTCGGCGAACAGGCCCGCCTCCCACAGCGCCGACTCGGCCAGTGCCTCCGGCACCGCCTTGCCGTACTTCTCCATCATGCGGGGGTCCAGTGATCCGGCGTTGACGCCGATCCGGATCGGCGTGCCGCTGTCCTTGGCGGCCTTCGAGATCTCCTTGACCTGATCGTCGAACTTGCGGATGTTGCCGGGGTTGACCCGCACGCCCGCGCACCCCGCCTCGATGGCGGCGAAAACGTACTTCGGCTGGAAGTGGATGTCGGCGATGACCGGAATCTGCGACTTCTGTGCGATCGCGGGCAGGGCCTCGGCATCGTCGGCGCTGGGACAGGCCACCCGCACGATGTCGCATCCCGCAGCCGTGAGCTCGGCGATCTGCTGCAGCGTGCCGTTGATGTCGGCGGTGTTGGTGGTCGTCATCGTCTGCACGGAGATGGGGTGGTCACTGCCCACCCCGACCGGGCCGACCTGCAACTGCCGGGTCTTGCGCCGTTCGGCGAGCACCGGGTCGGGTGCTGCGGGCATGCCCAGATCGACGGTCATCGATTCCTCTCCACCTCTGCGCTGTGGCTTGAGTTCTGCTGCGGCTCGAGTTTTCGGAACTCGAACTCTTCGGCTCACGAAACGGGATGTTGTGGGATGGTCGCGGCTCCGGTACGGCCGGAGCACGGCGACGGCCGACATCCACGATACCGGGGACCGAGCGATGTCTCAGCCGGGGAAAGCACCGGCCTGTCGCAACACCGGCCGTGCAACGCCCGGTCACCTCCGCTGCGTACGCAGTTCACCGGCCGGTTCCCTCAGGAGAGGGTCACCGGATTGACGATGTCGGCGACGAGGACCAACAGGGAGTAGGCGATGAACACGAGGCTGACCCCGTAGGCCAAGGGCATCAACTTCGCCGTGTCGAACGGCCCCGGATCGGGTCGGCGCACCAGCCTGGCGAACTTGCGTCGGATCGACTCCCACAACGCGCCCGCGATGTGCCCGCCGTCCAACGGCAGCAGCGGCAGCATGTTGATCAGGAACAGCGACAGGTTCACGCCCGCCAGCAACTGAACCATCATGATCAGCCGCGCCGAGACCGACGCCTCGTCATAGGACAACACCTGGCCGCCCAGGCGGCTGGCGCCCACGATACCGACCGGCGAGTCCTGCTCCCGTTCCTGACCCGCGATCGCCCCGATCAGGTCGGGCACCTCACTGGGCAGTTCCACGACCTTCTGTGCGGTCATGCCGATGAGTTCGCCGATCCGATCGACCACATCCCCGACGCTCTGCTGCACCAGCACGCTGGTCGGCGCGATTCCGAGGAAGCCGACCTTGACGTACCCGTCCGAGTTGCCGAGCTTCGGCTGAGTGCTCTGCATCAGGTTCGGTGTCAGCGTGATCCGCTCGCCGCCACGCTCGACGACCATCGACACCGTGCCCGAGGAATCGCGAATGTCACGGCGCAGACTCTCCCAGGACCGCACCGGTTGGCCCTCGAACGCCACGATCTCGTCCCCGGGGCGCAGGCCCGCCTGTGCGGCCGGGGACTTCGGGGCTCCGGGCGGGCACTCACGGGTGTCCGGAGCGTTCGCGGGTACCACGCACTCGCTGACCGCCCCCACCGTGGTGGTCGGTTCCGCGACGCCGTAGCCCATCAGCACGCTCGCGAAGATGCCGACCGCCAGGATCAGGTTCATGAACGGCCCCGCGGCCATCACGATGATGCGCTTCCACGGGCTGCGCTGATAGAACTGCCGGTGGGAATCCTCGGGCCGAACCTCCTCGGCCACCGCCTGCCGGGCATCCTCGACCATGGCTCGCCAGGGCGCCGACGACGCCGTGCGCCCGTAGTCCTCGTCCCGCTTCGGCGGGAACATGCCGATCATCCGGATGTAGCCACCGAACGGAACGGCCTTGACCCCGTATTCGGTCTCGCGGCCACGGCGGGAGAACAACGTACGGCCGAAACCGACCATGTACTGGGTGACCTTGACGCCGAACATCTTCGCCGTCGCCAAGTGGCCCAACTCGTGCCAGGCGATGGAGAACAGCAACCCGAAGAAGAAGATCGCGATGCCCAGGACGACCAGTATCAATGAACTCTCCCCGTACCCACGAGTTCGCGGGACTTCACGCGGGCCCACTCCTCCGCTTCGAAAACCTCGTCCACGCTGTCCGGCTCCGAACGCCACCCGTCGGCCTCGGCCAGCACTTCTTCCACAGTGTGCACGATCGAGGTAAAGCCGGTGCGGCCCTGTACGAAAGCCGCGACCGCCTCCTCGTTGGCCGCGTTGTAGATCGCGGGCAGACAACCACCTGCCATCCCCGCGTTCCGCGCGAGCCCGACCGCCGGGAACGCCTCGCCGTCGAGTGGTTCGAAGGTCCACGTGGCGGCGGCGTCGAACGTCAGCCGTGGTGCCACCTCGGCGAGCCGGTGCGGCCAGTCCAG
This Haloactinomyces albus DNA region includes the following protein-coding sequences:
- a CDS encoding type II toxin-antitoxin system VapC family toxin, with the translated sequence MIYFDSSALIKLIAPDPESRVLSEWVQHNWNHPRVTSAVSKVDVLRSFRDMGPAAEDLASIVVSKIEQLPVRQEILDNASELGFPLGSVEAIHLASASQSREGLHAFVSYDPVMLEAAQKAGLATASPGAE
- the ispG gene encoding flavodoxin-dependent (E)-4-hydroxy-3-methylbut-2-enyl-diphosphate synthase translates to MTVDLGMPAAPDPVLAERRKTRQLQVGPVGVGSDHPISVQTMTTTNTADINGTLQQIAELTAAGCDIVRVACPSADDAEALPAIAQKSQIPVIADIHFQPKYVFAAIEAGCAGVRVNPGNIRKFDDQVKEISKAAKDSGTPIRIGVNAGSLDPRMMEKYGKAVPEALAESALWEAGLFAEHDFHDVKISVKHNDPVVMVRAYEILAERCDYPLHLGVTEAGPAFQGTVKSSVAFGALLRQGIGDTIRVSLSAPPVEEIKVGTQILQSMNLRPRKLEIVSCPSCGRAQVDVYKLADEVTAGLEGMEVPLRVAVMGCVVNGPGEAREADLGVASGNGKGQIFVRGEVIKTVPEHQIVETLIEEAGRIAEGMETEDQDSGDPVVTVG
- a CDS encoding penicillin-binding transpeptidase domain-containing protein encodes the protein MRIVRALSVLAGLLLIFPVAGCGLVDTGPSAKDVATAFVSSFAAGDSAAAARRTDSPEAARQLLAQSRKNLSPKFVTAKIGDVVEGEGQRPTTVRATLSWNFGKGRVWSYETTMELVRGQEDWVVRWAPSVIHPELAAQQTLEFRTKEPNPAPILGRNGVRMMGPEKLVRVTVVPQAVGQDAAGVATSLAEGLNEVAPSITKQDIMQGIADTPADQAYSVVTLRWADYERVKPEIYELPGVRFPTHTDLVTAERDYGSQVLPTIAEHLQKRVGGAAGWSVVTRNAAGKRVQTLHHTSPKPAKAVRTTLSDRVQKAAEKAVDPLSKAAMIVAMKPSSGELLAVAQNAEADRNGVPALTGQYPPGSTFKIVTALAALESGRVDMNTPVKCPATTVVNGREIPNSHHFDLGTVPLRTAFAKSCNTTFAQIALDLPAGALTTAARQLGVGANFVIPGITTITGKVPRSTEPVQRASNGFGQGKVLASPFGMAMVTASVANGDMPTPKLVTGSRTKITDPAPEPPSRKSMKQLRAMMREVVKTGTATELAGAGSVAGKTGTAQYGDGTHAHGWFVGYRGDMAFAVLLTDAGTSEKAVAVARTFLENT
- the map gene encoding type I methionyl aminopeptidase; translated protein: MPVRNPLKPGEQTPRRPVPPTIERPEYVDKPAPQRNTDSDVQPPEVIDAMRTAGKLAAQALAEAGKAVRPGVTTDHIDTVVHDFFVENGVYPSTLGYRGFPKSCCTSLNEVICHGIPDSTVIEDGDIVNVDVTGYVGGVHGDTNATFYAGEVSEEARLLVERTHEATMRAIRAAKPGRQLNVIGRVIESYAKRFDYGVVRDFTGHGIGRSFHSGLVILHYDEPSVQTVLEPGMTFTIEPMITLGTHEYDIWDDEWTVTTRDKSWTAQFEHTILITQDGNEILTQL
- a CDS encoding GNAT family N-acetyltransferase gives rise to the protein MLKLAGARLLEERDLSSVRSLLDSDPVAACMVASRVEDAGVHPLRLGGELWGYGSRLEGLCFSGVNLIPLRGDRDAMRAFASRALRRRRVCSSLVGPSAQVLTLWDELAPTWGPAREVRAEQPLLVMSEPPSGRVDDLVRPVRPDELDRYLPAAVAMFTEEVGIDPRSEGGAAGYRARVAELIAGGRAFARFENGEVVFKAEVGAMSRSVGQIQGVWVHPDRRGSGLGTAGTAAVADRLVRGMGRTASLYVNAFNVAARAAYRRVGFEQRGSFSTVLF
- a CDS encoding M50 family metallopeptidase gives rise to the protein MLVVLGIAIFFFGLLFSIAWHELGHLATAKMFGVKVTQYMVGFGRTLFSRRGRETEYGVKAVPFGGYIRMIGMFPPKRDEDYGRTASSAPWRAMVEDARQAVAEEVRPEDSHRQFYQRSPWKRIIVMAAGPFMNLILAVGIFASVLMGYGVAEPTTTVGAVSECVVPANAPDTRECPPGAPKSPAAQAGLRPGDEIVAFEGQPVRSWESLRRDIRDSSGTVSMVVERGGERITLTPNLMQSTQPKLGNSDGYVKVGFLGIAPTSVLVQQSVGDVVDRIGELIGMTAQKVVELPSEVPDLIGAIAGQEREQDSPVGIVGASRLGGQVLSYDEASVSARLIMMVQLLAGVNLSLFLINMLPLLPLDGGHIAGALWESIRRKFARLVRRPDPGPFDTAKLMPLAYGVSLVFIAYSLLVLVADIVNPVTLS